Proteins encoded together in one Trichomycterus rosablanca isolate fTriRos1 unplaced genomic scaffold, fTriRos1.hap1 scaffold_100, whole genome shotgun sequence window:
- the LOC134304488 gene encoding DNA ligase 1-like, whose product MENTMQVYNKDIGQGQCTLDIIDETKINWGEHMTCGPLKQQNKNRMIKMMRKENKDLVRKIQELETEKKELEELMSIERKRDKAMRKTLRKGMDPAIKEAEKEEENKQRDQFLLIKSLRSKIEKLTACHSPDPKPESQMKITKKLGPVWTRMVGEKIKAEKKNQELLKQVNDLQAAAQLRKEKQSQTETELQSRLESGRLENKSKRRAEQRATEPTPKKKETEGGNKKKSWFLNLIHKKEKKWSEKKKNLELNREMERSYLELQLQTNEELHVSMMVNQAALKQKMLQELKQKQLRNMSETEMKERKKQEEKEWKEIEKECKKAEKKKEAQNERKTKKWWKIRWFTKKL is encoded by the coding sequence ATGGAAAACACAATGCAGGTGTATAATAAGGACATAGGGCAGGGTCAGTGCACACTGGACATcatagatgagaccaaaataaacTGGGGAGAGCACATGACTTGTGGGCCTCTGAAGCAGCAGAACAAGAACAGAATGATAAAAATGATGAGGAAAGAGAATAAGGATTTGGTAAGAAAGATCCAAGAGCTTGAAACTGAAAAAAAGGAATTAGAAGAGCTGATGAGCATTGAGAGGAAGAGGGACAAGGCTATGAGAAAAACCCTGAGAAAGGGGATGGACCCAGCTATTAAAGAAGCtgaaaaagaggaagagaataAGCAGCGTGATCAGTTCCTGCTAATCAAATCATTAAGATCAAAGATTGAGAAGCTCACCGCCTGTCACAGTCCAGACCCAAAACCAGAGTCCCAGATGAAAATTACAAAGAAGCTGGGACCAGTCTGGACTCGGATGGTGGGTGAAAAAATAAAGGCAGAGAAGAAAAACCAAGAGCTGCTTAAACAGGTCAATGATCTCCAAGCTGCAGCACAACTGCGTAAAGAAAAGCAAAGCCAGACAGAAACGGAGCTACAAAGCAGGTTAGAATCGGGGCGACTGGAGAACAAGTCAAAGAGGAGAGCAGAGCAGCGGGCGACAGAGCCGACACCCAAAAAGAAGgagactgagggaggaaatAAGAAGAAGTCGTGGTTCCTCAATCTAATCcataaaaaagagaagaaatggtcagagaagaaaaagaacCTGGAGCTAAACAGGGAGATGGAGAGATCCTATCTAGAGCTGCAGCTTCAAACTAATGAAGAGCTGCATGTCTCCATGATGGTGAACCAGGCTGCTCTGAAGCAGAAGATGCTCCAGGAGCTGAAACAAAAACAGCTAAGGAACATGAGTgagacagaaatgaaagaaagaaagaagcaggaggagaaagagtggaaggaaatagagaaggagtgtaagaaagcagagaaaaagaaggaggctcagaatgagaggaaaactaaaaagtggtggaagataagatggttcaccaagaagctttaa